Genomic DNA from Oncorhynchus clarkii lewisi isolate Uvic-CL-2024 unplaced genomic scaffold, UVic_Ocla_1.0 unplaced_contig_8866_pilon_pilon, whole genome shotgun sequence:
ACTGTAATCAGTCCATAGACAGCCACACAGCATCTAAGAGGACTGTAATCAGTCCATAGACAGCCACACAGCATCTAAGAGGACTGTAATCAGTCCATAGACAGCCACACAGCATCTAAGAGGACTGTAATCAGTCCATAGACAGCCACACAGCATCTAAGAGGACTGTAATCAGTCCATAGACAGCCACACAGCATCTAAGAGGACTGTAATCAGTCCATAGACAGCCACACAGCATCTAAGAGGACTGTAATCAGTCCATAGACAGCCACACAGCATCTAAGAGGACTGTAATCAGTCCACACACAGCCACAGAGCTTctaaaaaaagatcatcaaggacatcaaccacccgagccactgcctgttcaccccgctatcatccagaaggcgaggtcagtacaggtgcatcaaagctgggaccgagagactgaaaaacagcttctatctcaaggccatcagactgttaaacagccaccactaacactgagtggctgctgccaacacactgacacagactcaactccagccactttaataatgggaattgatgggaaatgatgtaaatatatcactagccactttaaacaatgctaccttatataatgttacttaccctacattattcatctcatatgcatacgtatatactgtactctatatcatcgactgtatccttatgtaatacatgtatcactagccactttaaactatgccactttgtttacatactcatctcatttgtacatactgtactcgataccatctactgtatcttgcctatgctgctctgtaccatcactcattcatatatccttatgtacatattctttatccccttacactgtgtacaagacagtagttttggaattgttagttagattacttgttattactgcattgtcggaactagaagcacaagcatttcgctacactcgcattaacatctgctaaccatgtgtatgtgacaaataaaattagatttgatttgatttgatttctaagAGGACTGTAATCAGTCCATAGACAGCCACACAGCATCTAAGAGGACTGTAATCAGTCCATAGACAGCCACACAGCATCTAAGAGGACTGTAATCAGTCCATAGACAGCCACACAGCATCTATGAGGACTGTAATCAGTCCATAGACAGCCACACAGCATCTAAGAGGACTGTAATCAGTCCATAGACAGCCACACAGCATCTATGAGGACTGTAATCAGTCCATAGACAGCCACACAGCATCTAAGAGGCATTCTGTCAAAGTCAAATTCTATAACTTCCATTCCATAACTGTGAAATTACAATAGGCCATGTTGAGTCTCCAGTGTGAAATACTCGTATCTATCTCAGTATGCCACCAAGGGGCAGAACATTTGTGGTTCTTATATTTCAGTGGGCAGAATGCACTAAAACAgctcaaccctgttcctggagagaccctcctgtaggtttatactccaaccctgttcctggatagataccctcctgtaggtttttactccaaccctgttcctggagagaaaccctcctgtaggtttttactccaaccctgttcctggagagaaaccctcctgtaggtttttactccaaccctgttcctggagagataccctcctgtaggtttatactccaaccctgttcctggagagataccctcctgtaggtttatactccaaccctgttcctggagagaccctcctgtaggtttttactccaaccctgttcctggagagaaaccctcctgtaggtttttactccaaccctgttcctggagagaaaccctcctgtaggtttttactccaaccctgttcctggagaggtatatctccgggaacagggttgggcAGTCCTGAACTAAAGGGTAGCCTTCCACCCCTAAAGGGCCCTGGGTTTAGTAACTGTACAATAAAGTATCTCCACAGCAGGTCTAAACAGTAGCATTGTGACCCATTCTGGCTCTTCCCATCGGCTGCATAAAGCTCTTCCCTATCCTGTGCTATAtctgggaaacacacacacacacacacacacacacacacacttctccctgtgtgtatgtgtgtgtatcatcTTATAATACGACTTCCTTCCTATCTACTATTCCTTCCAATCTACTATTAGAATGTCTACTATGACAACATCATCCGGGAAATCATCACATTTTTACAGTGTGATTACAGTGTGATTACAGTGTGATTATAGTGTGATTACACATGGCCCTTTAATGACCTGGAGTGTATAGACATAAACACACATCATCTCATCCAGTCTCAATGGGCCTGTTTGGCTTTCAATGAGCACAACAACTGACTACCTTGGGGCACATGGCTACGTTTTCCAACAaactaaatataaaatatactagAATGGCTGGGCAGTAGATGACTGCTACTGGTTTTGAGCCACATCTTTATCAGTGAAGATTGGGAGCAGGAAATTCCAGCAAAAACCATAATCAATTAAAACCTTCCTTACAGCAATAGTCTCAGTGGATATACTCCCTGAGAtataatacaacaatacaaccttCCAAATGACCCCTAATAACCCCCATccatacacaccatatacaaaGAGGCAGGCCGTGGCGCTCCTGGTGCCTTCTGGGTAAGTGTGGAACTCGCAGGTGTAGCAGCCCTCGTCCTCCGTCTTCACCGGCCTGATGGAGAGCTGGGTGTCTCCCAGGGAGGGGTTCAGGGTCATGCGTCCCCGATAAGGTTCCTCAATGCTGGGTTGGCCTCGCTTGGCAAAGGAGGCCAACGTGGTCGTGTCGCCCTGCTCTGCAGTCTTTCTCCACAGGACCTGGCGTACCCTGTCTGGGAGGCCGTACCAGCAGGACATGGTGGCCAGCTTCCCGCTGATGGCTGTTTTATTACCCTCATTGCCCACTTTGACTGGGTCagatacagggagacagaggaaggtaTCAATAGGTGAGCATTGGAATGGGAGGAGCACATTCATAGTGGTGGGTTAGAGAGATATGACAAAGTGTTTGGAGGCTTACATTTCAGCAAGGCATTTAAATATAGAAATCATTTGGCTTAATTTAAAACCTTATGCACACTACAAccccaaaagtatgtggacacctgctcgtcgaacatctcataaaaaaatcatgggcattaatatggagttggccccccctttgctgctataacagcctccactattttgggaaggctttccactagatattggaacatttctgtggggacttgcatccattcagccacaagagcattagtgtggttgggcactgatgttgggcgattaggcctggttcgcagtaggcattccaattcatcccaaaggtgttcgatggggttgaggtcagggctctgtgcaggccagtcaagttcttccataacgatctcgataaaccatttctgtatggacctcgctttgtgcacgggggcattgtcatgctgaaacaggaaagggccttccccaaacttttgccacaaagtaggaagcacaaaatcgtctagaatgtcgtagcgttaagatgtcccttcactggatggtcttcagagatacaGTGGCAAGAGAAAGCATGTAAACCGTTTGGAATTTCCTGGATTTCTGAATAAATTGGTCagaaatttgatctgatcttcatcgaagtcacaacaatagacacactgtctgcttaaactaataacacaactTATTTAATTGTTTTTGTCTATgatgaatacataatttaaacattggGGAAAAGTATGtaaacccctaggctaatgacttctccaaaagccaattggagtcaggagtcagccaacctggagtccaatcaacgAGACAAGATTGGAGAGGTTGGTTAGacctgccctgccctataaaaacacTCACAACAATGCACAAGAagtattgcctgatgtgaaccacgcCTCGAACAAAgcagatctcagaagacctaagattaagaattgtcgACGTgaataaagctggaaagggttacaaaagtatctctatagtatctctgttgctactctccccaGGAGAGGCCGTCCTGCAAAGACTACTGCAAGAGCTCagagcagaatgctcaatgaggttaagaagaatcctaggaagtcagctaaagacttacagaaatctctggaacatgctaacatctctgttgacgagtctacgatacgtaaaataGTAAACCAGAATAGTGTTCATGAGAGGACACCactgaagaagccactgctgtccccccaaaaaatattgctgcacatctgaagtttacAAAAGAGCacttggatgttccacagcgctactggaaaaatattatgtggacagatgaaactaaagttgagttgtttggaaggaacacacaacactatgtgtggagaaaaaaaggcacagcacaccaacatcaaaacctcatctcaactgtaaagtatggtggagggagtatcatggtttggggctgctttgctgcctcagggcctggacagcttgctatcatcgaagGGAAAATGAATTCCCAATCCAGGTCAATTACTTGATAAGCATATCCAGTAAATAAGTAAGTAAATCCAGCTAATTATCATACAGGATGTCCCGCTAATACCCAAtcagtatatccacatcattATAGGCTATCtctccgccaattgaagctcaacagaagttgggtgatgcaacaggacaacgatccaaaACACTGATATAAATCAACAGAATTGTTTCAGCAGAAAAAAAAtgacgccttctggagtggcccagtcctaTCTTCAACCCAATTCAGAttctgtggcatgacctcaaaagagcggttcacaccagacatcccaagaatattgctgaactgaaacagttttgtaaagaggaatgttccaaaattcctcctgaccgttgtgcaggtctgatctgcaactacagaaaacgtttggttgaggttattgctgccaaaggaggggcaaccagttattaaatccaaaggttcacatacttttcccatcCTGCACTGTGactgtttacacggtgtgttcaataaagacatgaaaatgtttaattgtttgtgtgttattagtttaagcagactgtgtttgtctattgttgtgacttagatgaagagcAGATGAAATTGTatattttatgaccaatttatttAGAAATCCAGGtgattccaaagggttcacatactttttcttgccactgtatatgagAGGGGTTGGAGGTAGATGAAggatgggattaaaaacaaacaagagattattattgtaaaatacattgtgtctgtaaaatgtatatagtatttATTAGCTGGAAGAAGAGGCCTAAGTGTTTTTGTCCATTAGTTTATTCGAATTAGGGAAGGGgtagtagggttaggggaaaattataaaggaaaatatatttttaaaagatatatacaaaaatatttcccttcactggaactaaggggcctagccggaACCACGATAAACAGcgccagaccattattcctcctagtTCCAAATTTttgagttggcactatgcattcgggcaggcagcgttctcctggcatccgccaaacccagatccgtccatcggactgccagatggtgaagcgtgattcataaatccagagaatgcatttccacagTCCCATGGCgcgagatttacaccactccagccaacgcttggcattgagcatggtgatcttaggcttgtgtgtggctgctaggccatggaaacccatttcacgaagctcctGACGAAAAGCTCTTTTGCTGATgatgcttctagaggcagtttagaactcggtagtgagtgttacaaccgaggaaAGATGATTTTTATGAGCTATGCGTTCAGCactcctgttctgtgagcttgtgtggcctaccacttcgtggctgagctgttgtggctcctagacatttccacttcacaatgacagcacttacagttgactggggcagctctagcaaggcagacatttgaccaactgacttgttggaaaggtggcattctatgacgttgccacgttgaaagtcactgagctcttcagtaaggccattctactgccagtgtttgtctatggagattgcatggcggtgtgctcgattttatacacctgccagaaatgagtgtggctgaaatagccgaatccaccaatttgaaggggtgtccacatactgctgtatatatagtgcataTTTTGAGGCAGTAATACAACAGAGGGTTAGAGGTGTCCTCTTGTTGTGGTCGTTATATTCAGAGAAAGTATCGGGGCCCTGGTCACTTCCTGTTTCTGATTATCCACAACTGATATATTCTGGGATGGGAGGGCCAAGTGAGCATGCTGACTTTTCATGACCTTACACAATCAGCAGACAAATCAACTGTGCTGAAAAACATGGGACCTACAAACAAATTCACAGGAGGATTTGTTTTCTATTTTAGAAAAATGTAACAATTGGGAATGTGCCAACCCAATGAGGAAGGCCACCTGGTGctggagagagagtgtttgaGGAGGAGAAATTAAGGATTGCATACTATTGCATGCCATAGTCCTGGAATCTACAGTATATCTGGAAGTCCTTAAAAGTGTGACTGACCGAGcatgctgagctaaagcctatgcATTACCTCTGGGCACTAAtgcaagtcttcaggtctcaggcaatgCTACTCATCACATGAGCGTGGTTTACCAAACCACCTTGTTTAGACTGAGGCCAAACTCACCTTCGATACTGAGGCAGGTCATTCCCTCCTGTGCTCCGCTGGGGTAGATGTCAAAGATGCAGCGGTAGCAGCCCTCGTCGTTAGGCCCCACCCTCTTGATGGTGATGGCGCTGACGTTGCGGTGCGAGGAAGTTAGCTCCACGTCGTCTTGGCGGGAGGTGGTTCTGACCGACTCGCCTGGCTCGTACGCCAGGAGAACCTGCTTGTGTTTGTTCAGCCAGCGGACCTGCTTGACCGTGTCGCCTGTTGCTATGGTGACGTTACAGCCCAGCGTGAAGGGGAGGCCCGCCACAGCGGTCATGCTGGAGGGGGCGATGACCTCACCTGACACATGACAGGAAGTCAACCAACGAGAAGCACTGAAACTCAATACAATTCACTATTTTAAGGTGGTCGACCACATACCAAGTCAAACAGGCTTTCTCACTGCAAGGGAAGAATAGCATTTTCTATTTGATTCAACATGGCACCTAAACCTACTGTAACGTAGTGAAATATGTTGAGTGTTGGCTACCTTGTGTCCTgaaaaccaccatcaccactagctGCAGACACAGCATCAGCCACCGAGACAGGGCAGATACACACATCTTGGTCTGCGGGAGTGTGTTGCATCCAGGTTACTGATAGAGAACAGGACTATTGTTAAAAATAGCACCATGGAACATCCACAGCCACAATGAACTTCAGCATATAAAGTTGAATCAGATTTTTTCTTCCCCTACCTGTGATCCAGTGTGTGAGACGtgttgtcggtcagtgttgtagcAACCTCATCTTACTGGCAGACGGACTCCTGTAGCTGGATCCAGGAACCAGAGGAGGACACAACTCTCTCAACGTTGTAACCCTCTATTCAGCATTATAACCAATTATAACAGAGCATTA
This window encodes:
- the LOC139405477 gene encoding OX-2 membrane glycoprotein-like; translation: MCVSALSRWLMLCLQLVVMVVFRTQGEVIAPSSMTAVAGLPFTLGCNVTIATGDTVKQVRWLNKHKQVLLAYEPGESVRTTSRQDDVELTSSHRNVSAITIKRVGPNDEGCYRCIFDIYPSGAQEGMTCLSIEVKVGNEGNKTAISGKLATMSCWYGLPDRVRQVLWRKTAEQGDTTTLASFAKRGQPSIEEPYRGRMTLNPSLGDTQLSIRPVKTEDEGCYTCEFHTYPEGTRSATACLFVYVLPNPEITHVTSSGVIEANCTAAARPAAQMVWNVEGDNRTLGPSVSSSYDQGDGTTLVTSTLLLQVGLPHDQSVKCMVHHRGLDSPMSVNLNVGPALTTIISVSCVAALLLCCLCVCLCKCFLCRDD